From the Petrotoga sp. 9PWA.NaAc.5.4 genome, the window GTCACTTGAAAACACATAAACTTTGTAATCTTTTTTAGTTAACTTTGCAGCAATTGCCATACCTACTCCGGCCGAAAGTCCTTGACCAAGATTTCCTGTCGACCATTCAACACCTGGAATCCCTCTTGTAACATGACCTTCAAATATACTTCCCACATGTCTAAAACCTACTATAACATCCTCAATATTCAAAAAGCCAGTTCTAGCTAAAGCTACATAAAAACCGGGTGAAGTATGCCCATGACTCACTACTATCCTATCTCTATCAGGATTAAAAGGATCTTGTGGAAAAACATTTGCCCTATTTAATACAGACAAATACATATCTATAGACGACATTGAACCACCAGGATGCCCAGAATCAGCAACGGTTGTCATCTTTAATATGTCCCCTCTAGCTAACGTTGTTATTTCTTTTAATTCGTTTATGCTCCTTTTCAAAAAAAATTCACCTCCAAATATTTGTAACTACTTTTAAAACAATCTTTTTATTAGAATTGAAATTAATGAAATCAAACCGCTTATTAATAACATTGTAGTTATTGGAAAATATATTATGAAATTATCTCTTTTTATTATTATATCGCCAGGCAATCTTCCTAATTTCACCCCAAAATATAACATAATCCCTATGGAAACAAACAAAATACCAACTATTAAAAAAAACTTGCTTAATTCTTGCATCCTTACTCCTGACCATCTTTTCGCTTTGAATCGCTATTAAAATACGAAAAAGGAATTTTTACCAAT encodes:
- a CDS encoding DUF2905 domain-containing protein — encoded protein: MQELSKFFLIVGILFVSIGIMLYFGVKLGRLPGDIIIKRDNFIIYFPITTMLLISGLISLISILIKRLF